From Rhododendron vialii isolate Sample 1 chromosome 7a, ASM3025357v1:
TGTTTGGCTCCTAAAAGCCGGTCGGATCAAATTAAGATTTGTTTGGCCTTTAATCGGCCataacaacattttttttcccaggTTGGCGGAAAAGAATAGCCGTCATGCCCAACCCGGAAAATAGAATGTAGTTGTATTCATCAATCTCAAAATCATTTAACAGGGGATGGAGATGCAATACAAATTCATATACGTACTAGTTTCCAAGCATCATATAATCAAGGATGAAATAGAAAACAttcgtaagttttttttttttcacctgcAAATTAAGCAGCAAATTATGATAAATCAGAAGtgatacaaacaaaaaaaatttgagcagCATACAGACAATAATTATTGATACAGTGCTCCAGTGGATAAATTCTACTGTTCATGaatttatttgttagttttattaGGACAAGACCCCTCTCTGCATCTTATCTCAATGTATGGAGAGAATAAATTAATCAAAGACCAACCTATTTTAGGAGAAGACCCATCACTGCATCTTATCTCAATGTATGGAGAGAATAAAATGTAAATTAAGACCAACCTATTTTAGGAGAAAACCCATCACCGCAGCGACTAGTTCGTTTTGGGATCTCAAAACTCCCGAGGGCAtgatttttaataatttttctttatttatcttTGTTCATTCGTTATTCTTaaaaatttctctcaaaattcaaaccgaacaaTTAAAGACCAACCTAAGGGGTAGACCTAGCGGTCAAGGGTTGCGATTTTTAGAGATTTAGAATTTTAGTTTCTTTTAAGGTTTCAGGTTCGAAATCACTTTCATTTTAATTCAAACCCAACAAACTGGCGGTGGAATAGGACCCTCAAGACTATTCGAGTTGCGTGCTGCTGAgttatcaaccaaaaaaaaaaaaaagtaactttaGACCCAGCAAAAATGTTGAAGGTAACTACAAGTCAACTGCCGAAGTCTTTCAAGAACGTCTGGTCGTTACACCACCCGCCATTCCATCAGCTAGCTCTTATCAGAGAAGATTTTCCACACCCCCTCTTATATCTTAATCCAATTCATCTcatccctctctccctctctctctctctctctagaaatctcaTAGGACTTGGTTAGCTGTAGGAGAAAGCTATGGACAGACGTAGACCCAGAAAACAAGCCAAGACCACTCCTAGTACAACCTCAGAAGGCAATTAATACATCATCTTTTTATTTGGTTTAATCTCCCTTTTTTCCTGCTGTTTTCTTTGGCCCATGATTAAttctgtcttcttcttcttcttcaattcttccAGTACTTACCATCTAACTGTTGTATTGTTTCTGTGCAGAAGTGAGCAGTATTGAATGGGAATTCATACGCATGACTGATCAAGAGGAAGACATCATCAACAGAATGTACAGACTAGTTGGAGATAGGTAATTATATACTAACAAATTAACATTTTTGTGttttcgaaattttttttttcatggtttTTGTTTGGAGGAAGTTTTATTTAGTTATTCACACCAATTCGTTCAAGGCGTTCTGTTAAGGCTGCAACTAGTGTTTAGCTAGGTTTGCACaaaaggaggagaagaagaagaagttgtttcAGAGAATTGAGATAGCAGATGAGAACACAATTTTTATACATGGATTTCGAGTTCTTTgcccttgttcggttgtggATTTGGAAATTTGACCcaaatccactcattacctatattttcaatcattactttcatttctctttttactCATTATCCATTTatccaatcattaatctcatttctcattccactcattacctctatcctcaattattaccttattttctcttctcactcattacccaaaaaccagacccaattttttttcaaacctaCAACCGAATAAGGCCAATGTTTCAAAGCTCGGGAATTAGTCAAGATGTAtggacatccggttatcaaaTACTATATATGCATAATACATGTGGTCAaatactatatatacatatacatgtgGTCAGAATGAACATGGGCCCATGAGTTGCATCACTAACTCGCACTATCGCACCGTACATATATTATGATCAGAATACgaccttttcttttgggttATTTTTATAGAAACGATTTCCACCCTCCTCTTTTTATAATCtacatttttttcttgtctttattcATGAGAATTTACTATATTATCTTTGGATGTGAAGTATATTGAAaaagggcaacatagtaaattcacgtgaataaagacaaaataaatgtaaattgtaaaaagaagagtgtgaaaattacttcTATACACATATTGAAGTCCATGAAAAATAGTACCGGATAGAAATTAATTATGCAATGTGCTATTACTTCATGCACGCAATCCGCATTGAGATGTAATCAATTATTATGGGGCCACATCGTATGGAACTTGGTCAATCTTTAATCAAATTTCCGCTAGCGATCGAGGACACActgttggattatttttttagggCTTTGTCAAAGTATGCTTAGATTAGCTCGGACACCATGaattagtaaaaaaaacaataagatGTCATCATGTAAATGAGCCAAGTGATCTAGCTCTGAGTACGTAGGAGGTCATTTGAATTTGACATGCATTGATGTAGTCTTAAACAAGTTTAAATAGAGTATGAAACAAGTCATttgtttttaatataaaaaattatacttCATGTGCGTGACTATCTACCATCCCTCCTTCCAAAATGTTGGTTTGGTCCTTAAAACGAGAACTATAATACAAAACTTTTAGAACTATAATACTAAActttcaagaaaaatatttcaagattttttcaacaatttagtAGATATCATTGGGTTCTTTTAATTCATGagaaaaatttgtattttttcttgaaaaaatatcgtatcatttttaagttctcgttttgcagGAAGAACGAACATTTTGGAATGAATATAATACTAGTATTTTTTGTGGTTTGCAGAACAAGATTAGTTTCATGCAATAATATATGTTCGAGGGTTAGTGGTTGTAGTCAAGGGTTGAGTTAGAACCCTTGACGTAAATGATCTTAGTCAAGCACAAAACAAGTGCTACTTACAAGTATTTTTTGAACAATTAAGTGCTACTTACAAGTATTTTTTGAACAATTAAGTGCTACATTGATTAGTAACAACACTTAAGTAGAGCATCTCCGGTACTGGAGGTATGAGTTTGAGTCCCACGGGGGTGTGACTGGTATCCAAGGTTATAGATAGTCTCTGGACCCCTTGTGTATTAACTTTTAACTCCCCCAGATCCTACTAATgtataaagatgaaaaaagaagaagcaaagcaTCTCCAAAGGAGGAAACAAAATTATATATCCACATTTGAAGAGCCGACAAAATGATCTCTAAAGAAGCTAGAAAAAAGATTACTGATTTTGctactcccttttttgttaatggcactctcctgcaagtatatttttgcaccaaaaatacacttacaggggagtgctgttaacaaaaaaaaaaaaggaatggcaaaatcatttccctagaAAAATTgctgcaccattttagtgtagTATCtcccttttcaaaatttgaagataGAGAAATGATTCGTCAACCCGACAAACTCATTAAGGTGTGAAAACTAAACCTATTATTGAAAGAAGTGAATGAAGGAATAAATGTCAATCTCATAAATAATTGGTAGATAACAGAAACAATTTGACgatgagaaaatcttatttacggAACTTCCTTAAATAAGATTTACAGAGCTCAATCTCGATCGTcaacacttttggacgatccggattaaaaaaaatttattacaggTCAATAGTTTAAAaacaaatctcaaccattgattactGAAACGGACGGGTATAATCGCGCCGTGAATTAGTTAATCTCTTTGATGATTCTTTTGAAGTGAGatagtaattaaaaaaatcttTACAAATTTGGTGTAAGATTTGGCTTCTCCACTTTGATCTAACAGGTGGGATTTGATTGCCGGACGTGTTCCAGGGCGCAAGCCAGAAGAAATAGAGAGGTTTTGGATTATGAGACACAATAAGACTTCTCTTGAAAGAAGAAGCTAGAGATCGATCGAGTACAGTAGCTAGTAGAACAGAATTTcgatccttttttgtttttgtttttgaggaGTGCATGGGAATTGAATCCTATCAGAGATATTCCAACTGGCCCAGATCGAGCTAGAGCAAAGATATGCATGCACACGATATTTTTTGTAATTCAATGTTCCCTTCTtgtttacttatttttcttgttgtatGGATATTTCGATTTAGGGGTTCTTTCCGGCCGGCCCTGCTCACGCGAGTGGAATTAATATCGTGCATACTTTGACAGGAGAGATGATCGATATCGGAATGTAGCACTACTCATGAAGAGAGCATGAGTTGAATTGCTGAGCGTAGCTAGCATGCATGGAGATTAATTTCATCAGATTTGTTTTTATGATCAAGTCAACGGTTTATGAGTAACTTGTGGCCTCTGTAATTTAACTTGTAGCCTTAGCAGTTGTCGAAGTTAGTTAGTTCGATTCTGTTCTTGTTCTCGGATTCGATTCAGAGTGAAAGAAGCATTTGGATATATTCCTCATTGAAATTTAAATGTAAGTTTGTATTTTGCGTTTTTGTCCTTTAGGCTACTTTTGTTTCGACGtgaaatgttttttcagaaaacaaacttcaaacatttatttttcGATGTTTGAttgacacttgaaaatattttcaggaaTCAACAAAACATAGAGAGGGGTGGtgttaaacggtggagagatggATTGAATGTgagtcaggactgacgatcgaggaaactgagcagtgagaattgcagtagaaggcagtgggttcatttcagaaaataacttacggaagatttaagggtaagtcattttcatccaattaatgaaaaatattttacataattttttacacaaccaaataccgaaaataaggtaaaatatattttacgcctaaacaaacagagcctaatttcatgttttagttgttttctttgtttgctCGCTATTTAACTGAAAATCATCTCCATCAATGTAAGAGAACAAACAATATAAACACCTGAGAGTTCCTTAATCTGAAAAGGATAATTATATACTTTTTATCGCACACTCCATCAAATACTAGTAATAGAATTGGGAGATAGTGTTGTGCAGTGGTGCGCAGTAttgtgctgcgcacctccgagccgtcggattgtgtatccgacggctcgaatctcatATCGACAATCAACGATTGAGCACCAATCCGAAGTCCCAAATAATAATCCTTTGAGGAAAAATTAGCCAAGCACTAAAATATTAATATTGTTTTAGGCCTCCTTTCActtaactttttgaatttttatctttatttaattttttttcgcgattgttaattttgcgttaaacttttgtggattattgattcgtctcattgagaggaatcgaaaaagtaaaaaattatgaattttactcaaatattattacacaatatccaagataaaactcaaaaaatccaAGTTTAACGTAAAACTAATTAAGAAACTAATTAAGAAgttcgaatttttttgaataaaaacataaaCCAAAAAACCTAAAAAGCACACAAGTTTTGAGAATGAATTTATCGCAATCAAATTGCAAGTTGTTTAATAAGTTGTAAATggatttgtgagtagagttattatagtaaaaaataaaataaaattgttcaCAAGTTGTTAGTTATCGGAAACAACTTGGTAAAATGCCAGAACTTGTTAACTTTTGTGAACGGTACGGTAAAAACACCTACGTTTTTTCTTACCGGAAACATGGCCTAAAGTGAAACAAGGTTCGGCTAACAAGCACCGGATCATGGTGTGCCGACGGGCGCAAGGACAGTGGGGAGTTCAACGGTGGTGGCTGCATCTAGAAGGACAGTCTAATGACCCGTTTGCTTTGGCCATTTGCAAGTTGCAACCCATCGTTTTCTCAGTCACTGTCATCATCAGAGTGAAATCATTTTCCACAAAAACACGGCTAAACTACagagaatattttttaaaaatggacCACTTTTAACATAGTAACATGGACCACTTCTAACATAAGTACATGTAGTATGTTTTCGCGTACGCATTGTCTTTTGTggtaaaaaaaacacagttGGGGTCATTCACCAAAGATCGTTCatattatttaaataaataactaCTAGTGCGGTGGATAGTCAAGTACGACTCTGAGATTTTCGAGCCCCTTGGTGAGGTTTGACAATGCGGCATCTCATTCTTCTCTATATAATTATTTGTTCGATAAGGGTATTACTATTGCCTTGCGGCTCCACGGCACAATGCTAGGAACATAATTCTTGTACCTCAGGTCGTGAGTTCAAAAACTGTCGTGAGTTCAAAAACTCAATGCCATCGGTTTGAATATCCTTTTTTTGTACAGTTTCAGAAATTGTTTGCGAAAAATTTGAAAGAAGCAAGAGGGATTGAACATGCGACCCCATAGATGGCTGCAGTTCTTACCGCCATACTACACTCAAGTACTAGTAAAATACTTCACATAAATAATACTTTGTATTTAAtatattttactaatttgagGCCTTATAATTGGACTGAACACTGGAGGCCCAAGATTGCCACCCGATGGGTCTATTCCTGAGGCCGGGCTTGTGGATACTATTAGGTTCCATAGTGACAATCATTCAAAATGTGAAACAGCATTGAAATCGGAATTTGCAAAGAGGTTTGTCCTAATCATTCAAAATTTGAGGCCTTATATTAGGTTCCTCGGCCCGACAAAGAGGTTGTCCTAAGCAAGTCTCTTCGTTTAATTCTGGTTTTGACTCGATAGAAATTGGGATTTGCctcttgcctttttcttttcaaaaatctTTTCTTAAAATTAAGTGAAATTACTCTAAAGAATCAACTGCTGCTCCATCGGTTCAAGCGCATATGACTTTGCTCTCAAAACCAGGAACTCAAACCCGGGTTTAAAAACTCTTATTCGGGCCCGGATTGTTTTGCTTACCTATTGGGAGTCCATTTTTAACTACTCCCCTCCGTCCGCGTTTGTTAGTccacaaacatgtttttttaaGTCCCACGACGATTGTCCATGTAGTCACATTAATGTGTAAAAGAGAGTGAGTTTCATTTattacccttcttttttttgtgtagtCACATTAATAGAAATTTTCAAGTCAAGGATTCCTGATTTTCTCACGGTCCGGACCTCATtgttcccgattgaatttcaatgatctaaaccgttcaatatgtttaaaacGTGTTTTTAAGGATTCCctcaagaaattagcaaaaactatgaccgggaagagcttgatctgagcagtttttcataaaatacatttttataaaaaactgatcagatcaagccctttccgatcatattttttgccaatttctcaccGGAACCCCTAAAAACACGTTTTagacacattgaacggttcggatcatcaaaatttgatcagaaaagtGCACTTCCGCATGAGATTCGGACCGTAAGAAAAATTAGGAATCCCTGACTTGAAAAGGACCGGTCACATTAATATTTGAAACTTAACTTTTTAgccaaattttttattgaagggcaaaatagaaaatttatcTTACAAAAAACAACATTATTTTGTTcctttaataagttggaatacCCAAAATGAACCAATAAAGGTGGACGGAGGGaataaaaaattagtgagtGTTAAATACATAGCAAAAGGGTCCACAACTACCAAAATAAGCAGCAACGCGGATTCAGGTTTGAAGATTCTTTGGTCTAATCTTCACTTCCTCAGCTCTTCCACTTaactctctttcttcttctttttctttagcTCAATAATTGTTGCCATTAAGgatacatgagagagagagagagagagagagagagagagagagagagagagagagagagagagagagagagagagagattttttattcttttgaattGGTCAGCATTTGGACCTCCCAACTTTTTCTCCAACAATTGTTTGCGTTCGTGTCCAGTAAAAGACCTTTTTTGGAAATTACCCAAAAATTCTCTACCGTGACTGATTCCTCTATTGTGGAAAagagttaacaaaaaaaatgagtcaGTTGCACGGTCGGGGCTATGACGGGCCATCAAGAAGTCATCACGTGTTAAGATTAGAGTCGTTTGTTCTACCACTCTCGGTGTACAAAAGACCTAGGGAAAAAAGATCAAATCGACTTGTAACTACGAGCATATAATAAAAAGTATTGTTGTGCTCGAGAAAAAGACAGTCTATTATATCGTGATACTTATCGTCTATGTTGCGAagataaatgagataaaatttAGTGATTATACTAgataaatcttcttctttttttcctatgAATGAATTGCATACGAGAGCGTAAAAATGAATGACCTAAAAACTTAACGTCATAACGTGGGATTGGGACGGTGAATGTAATGAGTTTACTAACCCTAATAGAATGGTCCTATCTACCTAAGTGAGTAGTGGGctgaaaattgaaaaccttgCGGAGCATGTTCACTCTTTGGAATTTCCATTTAATTCTGGTTGAAGATGTACTTAGTCAAAAGTTATTTTCCTTGATATCTTAGGTTGGCGCACCTATGACACCTCGATCAATTATAAGTTATTCCTCTCACTGTCTGATTTTAAATGTCCTTCCGAGAATCCatgcaattttcaaacaaaccccccaacaaaaaaaaaaaaaaagttttatatatt
This genomic window contains:
- the LOC131334130 gene encoding transcription factor TRY-like, with the protein product MDRRRPRKQAKTTPSTTSEEVSSIEWEFIRMTDQEEDIINRMYRLVGDRWDLIAGRVPGRKPEEIERFWIMRHNKTSLERRS